Proteins encoded in a region of the Cytobacillus pseudoceanisediminis genome:
- the rplE gene encoding 50S ribosomal protein L5, translating to MNRLKEKHSKEITPALMSKFNYKSVMQAPKLEKIVINMGVGDAVQNAKALDKAVEELTLITGQKPVITRAKKSIAGFRLREGMPIGAKVTLRGERMYEFFDKLVSVSLPRVRDFRGISKKSFDGRGNYTLGVKEQLIFPEIDYDKVSKVRGMDIVIVTTANTDEEARELLTQFGMPFQK from the coding sequence ATGAACCGCCTAAAAGAAAAGCATTCAAAAGAAATTACTCCTGCTCTAATGAGCAAGTTTAACTATAAATCAGTTATGCAAGCACCTAAGCTTGAAAAAATCGTTATCAACATGGGTGTTGGTGACGCTGTTCAAAACGCTAAAGCACTAGATAAAGCTGTTGAGGAATTAACATTGATTACTGGTCAAAAGCCGGTTATCACTCGCGCTAAGAAATCTATCGCTGGCTTCCGTCTTCGTGAAGGTATGCCAATCGGTGCGAAAGTTACTCTTCGTGGAGAGCGCATGTATGAGTTCTTTGATAAGTTAGTATCTGTATCTCTTCCACGTGTACGTGACTTCCGCGGTATCTCTAAGAAGTCATTTGACGGCCGTGGTAACTATACTCTAGGTGTCAAAGAACAGTTGATCTTCCCTGAGATTGATTACGATAAAGTAAGCAAAGTTCGTGGTATGGATATCGTTATCGTAACTACAGCTAACACTGATGAAGAAGCTCGTGAACTTTTAACTCAATTTGGAATGCCATTCCAAAAGTAA
- the rplX gene encoding 50S ribosomal protein L24: protein MHVKKGDKVMVISGKDKGKTGVILAAFPKQSRVLVEGVNIVKKHSKPSQMNPQGGIISQEAPVHVSNVMPVDPKSGEPTRVGYKTVDGKKVRVAKKSGEVLDK from the coding sequence ATGCATGTGAAAAAAGGTGACAAAGTTATGGTCATCTCTGGTAAGGATAAAGGCAAAACGGGCGTTATTCTTGCAGCGTTCCCTAAACAAAGCCGAGTGCTTGTTGAAGGAGTTAACATTGTAAAGAAACACTCTAAGCCTTCTCAGATGAACCCGCAGGGCGGAATCATCAGCCAAGAGGCACCTGTTCATGTATCAAACGTTATGCCTGTCGATCCTAAATCTGGTGAACCAACTCGTGTAGGCTATAAAACGGTTGATGGCAAAAAAGTACGTGTTGCAAAAAAATCCGGTGAAGTTCTAGATAAATAG
- the rplN gene encoding 50S ribosomal protein L14 codes for MIQQESRLKVADNSGAREVLTIKVLGGSGRKTANIGDVIVCTVKQATPGGVVKKGDVVKAVVVRTKSGVRRNDGTYIRFDENACVIIRDDKGPRGTRIFGPVARELRENNFMKIVSLAPEVL; via the coding sequence ATGATTCAACAAGAATCACGTTTAAAAGTTGCTGACAACTCTGGTGCTCGTGAAGTACTTACAATTAAAGTTCTTGGTGGCTCTGGCCGCAAGACTGCTAACATCGGTGATGTTATCGTTTGTACAGTGAAACAAGCAACACCAGGTGGCGTTGTTAAAAAAGGTGATGTTGTTAAAGCGGTAGTTGTTCGTACTAAGAGCGGTGTACGCCGTAATGACGGTACTTACATTCGTTTCGATGAAAACGCATGTGTAATTATTCGTGATGACAAAGGACCACGCGGAACTCGTATCTTCGGACCAGTTGCCCGTGAACTACGTGAAAACAACTTCATGAAAATTGTATCTTTAGCTCCAGAAGTATTATAA
- the rpsQ gene encoding 30S ribosomal protein S17, which translates to MSERNQRKVYTGRVVSDKMDKTVTVLVETYKKHPLYGKRVKYSKKFKAHDEQNQAKTGDIVRIMETRPLSATKRFRLVEVVEKAVII; encoded by the coding sequence ATGAGTGAACGCAACCAACGCAAAGTTTACACTGGACGCGTCGTTTCTGACAAAATGGATAAGACAGTAACGGTTCTTGTCGAAACTTACAAAAAGCATCCACTTTACGGTAAACGCGTTAAGTACTCTAAAAAGTTCAAAGCTCATGATGAGCAAAACCAAGCAAAAACTGGCGATATCGTTCGTATTATGGAAACTCGTCCACTATCTGCGACTAAACGCTTCCGTCTTGTAGAAGTAGTTGAAAAAGCAGTTATTATCTAA
- the rpmC gene encoding 50S ribosomal protein L29, whose amino-acid sequence MKANEIRDLTTAEIEQKVKSLKEELFNLRFQLATGQLENTARIREVRKAIARMKTVIREREIGFSK is encoded by the coding sequence ATGAAAGCTAATGAAATTCGTGACCTTACCACTGCCGAAATTGAACAAAAAGTAAAATCATTAAAAGAAGAGCTTTTCAACCTTCGCTTTCAATTGGCGACTGGACAACTTGAAAACACAGCTCGCATTCGTGAAGTACGCAAAGCGATTGCCCGCATGAAAACTGTTATTCGTGAAAGAGAAATCGGCTTTAGCAAGTGA
- the rplP gene encoding 50S ribosomal protein L16, which yields MLLPKRVKYRRVHRGKMRGQSKGGTEVNFGEYGLQALEASWITNRQIESARIAMTRYMKRGGKVWIQIFPHKPYTAKPLEVRMGSGKGAPEGWVAVVKPGKVMFEIAGVSEEIAREALRLASHKLPVKCKFVKREEIGGESNES from the coding sequence ATGTTATTGCCAAAGCGCGTTAAATATCGTCGTGTACACCGCGGAAAAATGCGTGGTCAATCAAAAGGCGGAACTGAAGTAAACTTCGGTGAATATGGTCTTCAAGCTCTTGAAGCTTCTTGGATCACTAACCGTCAAATTGAATCTGCACGTATCGCAATGACTCGTTACATGAAACGTGGCGGTAAGGTTTGGATTCAAATTTTCCCGCATAAGCCTTACACTGCAAAGCCTCTAGAAGTCCGCATGGGTTCCGGTAAAGGTGCTCCAGAAGGATGGGTTGCAGTTGTTAAGCCTGGTAAAGTAATGTTCGAAATCGCTGGTGTATCTGAAGAGATCGCTCGTGAAGCATTACGTCTTGCATCACACAAACTTCCAGTTAAGTGCAAGTTTGTAAAACGAGAAGAAATTGGTGGTGAATCAAATGAAAGCTAA
- the rpsC gene encoding 30S ribosomal protein S3, translated as MGQKVNPVGLRVGVIRDWESKWYAGKDYADLLHEDLKVREYITKRLSDASVSKVEIERAANRLNITIHTAKPGMVIGKGGTEVEALRKSLNSLTGKRVHINILEIKRADIDAKLVAENIARQLENRVSFRRAQKQTIQRAMRAGAKGIKTMVSGRLGGADIARSESYSEGTVPLHTLRADIDYATAEADTTYGKLGVKVWIYRGEVLPTKKKTGEGGK; from the coding sequence GTGGGTCAAAAAGTAAATCCAGTCGGTTTGCGTGTCGGTGTCATCCGTGATTGGGAGTCAAAATGGTACGCAGGCAAAGACTATGCTGATCTTTTACACGAAGACCTTAAGGTTCGTGAGTACATCACAAAGCGTTTAAGCGATGCTTCTGTTTCTAAAGTAGAAATCGAACGTGCTGCTAATCGCCTGAACATCACTATCCACACTGCGAAACCAGGAATGGTTATCGGTAAAGGTGGTACTGAGGTTGAAGCACTTCGCAAGTCACTTAACTCATTAACTGGCAAGCGTGTTCATATCAACATTCTAGAAATTAAAAGAGCAGACATTGATGCGAAATTGGTTGCGGAAAACATTGCTCGTCAATTAGAAAACCGCGTATCTTTCCGTCGTGCTCAAAAACAAACTATTCAACGTGCAATGCGCGCTGGCGCTAAGGGTATCAAAACAATGGTATCTGGTCGTTTAGGCGGTGCTGATATCGCTCGTTCAGAATCATACAGCGAAGGAACAGTTCCACTTCATACTCTTCGTGCTGATATCGATTATGCTACAGCTGAAGCTGATACAACTTACGGTAAATTGGGCGTAAAAGTATGGATCTATCGTGGAGAGGTCCTTCCTACTAAGAAGAAAACTGGGGAAGGAGGCAAATAA
- the rplV gene encoding 50S ribosomal protein L22: protein MQAKAVARTVRIAPRKARLVVDLIRGKQVGEAVAILNLTPKAASPIVEKVLKSALANAEHNYEMDVNNLVVAQAFVDEGPTLKRFRPRAMGRASQINKRTSHITIVLSEKKEG from the coding sequence TAAAGCTGTTGCAAGAACAGTTCGTATTGCTCCTCGTAAAGCTCGTTTAGTCGTAGATTTAATTCGAGGAAAGCAAGTAGGCGAAGCAGTAGCGATTTTGAACCTTACACCTAAAGCTGCTTCTCCAATCGTAGAGAAAGTTTTAAAATCTGCACTAGCTAACGCTGAGCACAACTACGAAATGGACGTTAACAATCTGGTAGTTGCTCAAGCATTCGTAGACGAAGGACCAACTTTAAAACGTTTCCGTCCTCGCGCTATGGGCCGTGCAAGCCAAATCAACAAGCGCACTAGTCATATTACTATCGTTTTATCAGAAAAGAAGGAGGGATAA